In the Populus trichocarpa isolate Nisqually-1 chromosome 8, P.trichocarpa_v4.1, whole genome shotgun sequence genome, GAAAATAAGCCCTGCCCTGATGCCCTCTTTTTTGACGCGTGTTCAGGGAAGGGGCACACCAGATGCCGATGCAGTGAAAAGCCATGTTGGTAAAATAATGCCTGAAATATATTGAATGGCAGATCCGCCTTTTGAACCGAAGAGAGTTCCTTGTAAaagacaaaagaagaagaaaccaaaGGGAGTGAATTAACTTTGAAGGGTAATTGAGTGACATGGACAGATCAAACAAGTTGttattaagaaaaggaaaagaccCTGTAGGAGCAAGTGGCAAGGACACCGATAGGCCAGCACACAGAACAGGGGAGGTCGAGTGTGGAGGGAGTGGCGTGGTAAAAAGCTAAGCATCTGTGAAAGGGAACCCACACAAAAACCAAATCatcaccaaaaacaaaacaaaatacaacaATGCATGCTCAGTTGGTGTCATGTACGTACGTAGACAAAactaaatcaattatttattctCTGATTGATGTAAATGAGTATTATCTTCGTATTATAGTATAGGGttaatttgtatttaataataagtTATAGGAATAGCATTTTCTTCTACATCATTCTAATGATGCGTGGCTTGCTTACAATTTAAACGAGATATATAATCATATGCTTAAGATTCGGTCGAGAAAAGGTTATCTCGGTATGTGAGGTTTTTCCCTCgaatatctttaaataaaaaacgaaAATTAAACCCCGGtttaaaaaacaacgaaaaaatatagaaaagaaattaaaaaagaaaaaaagaaaacggaAAGCAGTAGCTAGGCTATACTTACTCTCATCCCCATATATAGCCCTGCTCTCTCCCTCACACACTCACTCAACTTCTATAATCAAGCGGCCAAAACCTCTCTTCTTCTGTCAACCCTTCTTTGAAGAACTTGTCTTTCTATCTTTCGGAGAAGTTTAATAAGCAAGCAAGTCTAGTGTTTTGGCATGGCAAAGGATACTGAAGTGGCAGAGGCAGGATCATTCTCTGCAAAAGATTACCAAGACCCACCCCCAGCACCATTGATTGATGCCGAAGAGCTAACAAAGTGGTCATTTTACAGGGCCTTGATTGCTGAGTTTATAGCAACTATGCTCTTTCTTTACATCACTGTTTTGACTGTTATTGGGTACAAAAGCCAGATTGATGGAAATGCTGATCCTTGTGGTGGGGTTGGTATTCTTGGTATTGCTTGGGCCTTTGGTGGCATGATCTTTGTTCTTGTTTACTGCACTGCTGGTATTTCAGGTGGGTTTTTGATATTCTCAATTTCTTGTTTCTCCTGTCCATAAAGTTTGTGTCTTTGTAACTCTTGAGTTCtttgttaccttttttttttgtttgttattacaGCTATATTATCTTCCTTTTAGTTTCAGCTATAAGGATAAGCatagttatttttctttcttgtgtttgtttttgtgtttagaaaacgcatttgagtttttttttttataattttgtatcattttgatttgtttatataaaaataaaattttaaaaataatcataacctAGTTCTAAACACACCGTTAAGAGTGATTTAAACATGCCACCCTTTTACAGTCTCTCTGCCTCttacttttcttctctctctttaatttcttccgTCAAGATGTAAGTTGTAGCAGATGATATCAATTCTTAGACAAGTCCCTTTACCAAATATTGTTAGCAAAAGAAGTTGTCTTCTGTTTAATTTAACTCttcattttattcataaaaaaaaaccctttcacATGAAAATTTCACCTGGACTGGCTATGTATTGAGAGGAGTATTTCCctctcttcctttccttttcttttctcagaAGGATTTaagacaaataaatttattctgGGAGTAGATTTTTTTCTACCTAATGCAGATTATCAAGTCATGGTAATTGAAATCTAGTCACAATTAACTCTACTATTTGACAAGGAGTTAGCTAAAACTGAAAATTATATACTCATAGTCTCTGATATACATTacaatttttaaatatgttctATGTTTGCTACCATATTGAGTAAAAATTGGAAGGCCCAGCTTGAGTTTTTTAGTCTTTCCTTCCCTGTTATGGTATGGTGAGCCGGCGTATGTTAGTCAAGACTAACACAAAACTTTCTTTGTTACGCAGGGGGTCACATTAACCCAGCAGTGACATTTGGGCTGTTCTTGGCCAGGAAGGTGTCTTTGATCAGGGCTGTGATGTACATGGTGGCCCAATGCGCGGGAGCCATATGTGGTGTTGGGTTGGTCAAGGCCTTCCAAAAGTCTTACTACACAAAATATAATGGCGGAGCCAACGTTTTGGCTGATGGGTACAGCACAGGCACTGGATTGGGCGCTGAGATTATTGGGACTTTTGTCCTGGTCTACACTGTGTTCTCTGCTACTGATCCCAAGAGGAGTGCTAGGGACTCCCATGTGCCTGTAAGTGCCTTAACACTCTCACGtctctttattttgtttctacCATTTGGTTCTCTTGATGGGCTGCGCTAGCATAGAGTATGAGCAATGAGGGCTATAAATTGTTGACTATATCTAACCCATTCACTGGAACTAGTGTGATTATCACCCTATAAACAAGTGGTTAATAACTTAATCCATGCTTCTAGTAACTTAATTAGGTTTATCCccatcatatttatttattgatttgttgatgGACCTTTTTTGTTTAGATTACTGAGTTAGTATATATTGACTATTGAAttccagaatccttttcttgacAAGTAGCTCAGAATGTTTCAGGACATGTTCATAATTCAATGTCTATGCACAGGAAGAAAGCAAATAAAGTCACTGTTCAAATGCATTTCCATGGCATGCAAATagccatttattttttctattaaagatAGCGGCACTAATTTATTTCCATTGGCTTGAACTTGGCAAAATGATTGCGGTATTAAACTATTATCGAGGCTCTTAATTTCTAACTCAAATGAGAAGTTCAGTACTCAAGTAATGAAGTAAATGGAACTAGCATGCGCAACGACTTCTCATGTAACTAGATTGCCATCATGATCCTTGCACTTGTGGGGTGCCATCAAAGTTATCTCAATGCATTTGTCACCATTtcttgtcttcttttctttttttcttgtcaaaaagAAGATTCTACCTTTTTCATTGTTGGATACATGTGTTCTGTGTCCATGACTAGGAACAGTTTCTATCCTACTttacagagttttttttttactttagcttttaaaaaaaacaaataaaataaaacaatatagaaaatatttagaaaaataatataatttagatGATATCTACTACTAgtctttaaaaatactaaaattctaATGACtatatcattaatattattaaaaagatatcgAAAATACTAGTCGAATAACACTGGAAAATtaacacaaattaatttttgggATGCATGTATTCTGTGTCCATGGCTAGGAACAATTTCTATTGTACTTCACCTCACAACAACGGTCCTcctttattttacaaatttgGTCTTTTGTTAGTTTTACGTGAACAATCCGTTTTTGCATTATCGTATACGGCTGGAGCAAAACGACTTTTGTAGATGTGCTTGATGTTATTTTCCTTGATGATCTGTATGCTACACATGTTCATGCattgtagtttttgttttcattgaagTTTgaacctctttgtttttttaatttccgtTGAGAAGGTTTGTATGTATATTATTCACAATTATTTATCTGATTTGtgttttattcttaattaatagGTATTGGCTCCTCTCCCAATTGGATTTGCTGTGTTCATGGTTCACTTGGCCACCATCCCAATCACAGGAACTGGCATCAACCCTGCTAGGAGTTTTGGAGCTGCTGTTATCTACAACAACAAGAAGGCCTGGCATGACCAGGTAAGCATCCACTAGATGCTACTACTGATTAATTAGTTGGCAGTATTTGTTTACTTTGAAGAGggtacttaattttttttattatcttctcttGTAGTGGATCTTTTGGGCTGGACCCTTCATTGGTGCAGCCATAGCAGCCTTCTACCACCAATTCATCTTGAGAGCAGGAGCTATTAAGGCTCTCGGGTCATTCAGGAGCAACCCGAATGTCTAAACCTGGAGTCATTTCAACATGAATAATGAGGAGTGCTTGTGCGTGCATGATGGTTTCTTCAGCCCTTAGATTTCTCTCGTGGGGTGGGTGAAAAATGAGGGTTTGGGAATCATGGAATCTGTAGATAAAGTCTCTTCGAAAAGGGAGGCTTTTATTATCCCTTTTGTCATTTTCAGGCACTTGCCTTAGAATTCACTTCAATGTTATGTTTTCTTCTATGCACCTATTATGCTTCTAAGAGAAGTCGAGGtcgtgttttcttttttgcctATAATTATAGTCACTTTCAAGTTTCTTCATCATCACATTTCTCCTGCTTGAACCACTACTCAGATACCGAATCTTGGCATGCCAAGGCACTGCAAATGTAAACAATAGATAAATTATAGCCTCATCTGTATTTATACTTTGTAAGTCAGAATTTCTCCAATTAAGCTTGATCATTCATTAAGTGAACCGTGATTCAGCCAAAGCCTATGTAgctaaaagataaaatgaaaGATTAGGGCATAACCACTACATATCCTGTctccaataaataaatagctaGCTTTGCACAAATCTTCCCATTGATTTGTACAACTGGCTTCAACTAGAGCAATCAAGGGATTCAAGCTTGCGATTGCCACTCTGCTACTGTGCATCTTCTTAGTCATTTTGTGACCACCAGTTAGCATTTTAAGTTGATTTCACAgtataaattcttattttatatatacaaaacagggaaactaaataatatttatcttcTGGAATTCTATACTAGCTACGCTACGAAGTAGATCATCTAATCTGATAAACATATAAACATTGAAAAGACAACGATGAAAGtgataacttttcaaactccgcgcttgggatcaagagatgGGTTAACAAAAAACCACTACAATCTTGTAGCGTACCAAACCAGAcaaggacttttttttttctctttttctgtaCATGATGACTTCTGTAGacccttaactttttttattgggttttccTCTTCTTAAGAGCAATGGATGGGTATTGCTTAACTGTTGATGATGTAATTCTATAGTTGAACTCATGTAATTCAATGGTTTATTTCTAAAGCCGGCGGCAGATGAAACATGGCTGGCTCTGTTAATGATGCAATGCTCGAACCTGTAAGAACTGGAAAGGCTTGAAATCGTGGGTTTCTGGGCTCAAACCAATGTCCAGATTCTACTAGAAGATTAGCATCTGCCGTTATTTGGGCTCAATTAGACTCGAAGCACATTTGTATGTAGACTAGTTTTTGTAACTCGAGCTTTATTTTAGTCCATGTTCACCTGAGATTTTCTCCTGAATGTTGCTACTGGATCCTGGGGAATTTCAACCTCAAAGCTCACTGGAGGCTGCTGTATAACATCACTCACTTTTCTAATTACAAACATGTGGGCGAGTAGATTGTTAAGTGAAGAGAGTGTGTAAATAGATTGGTTCATAtccaatgtatttttaaaaatttttgccTGATGGGATGTTTTTGATAAACTTTTGGATATTTGTTATGGGATGATTAGTTCATTAGCTGTGGTCTACAAGTATGCTGTATTATTGTTAAGGCCCTGCCTCATGATCGGCAGCGGCATCAATCGATGAAGGCATCAATTTCAGTGATGGATGATCAGGGCATGATCAGAGGTTTAACTgtattcataaaaacaaaagacagCTCCATGACATCTCTTTTCGACGGTTCTGTAATGATAAAAGTGGGGTATCAGCACAAATCAATAATGGTTAATTCAAAAGCACATTTTATCATCATAATCATGGATTAGGTAAGTTAagttaaaatcttttattaaaaataatctgaaacGTCATTTTAGAGGTAAAAAAACCGTCAAatgacatagttttttttaataaaaaaccggGTTTTTTATTGACTCAAGTGGGTCACTAGTTCTAATCAGTGAAGCCAAGCCAAGGCTTACTACCATAATTTTTACGACTTTAAATTCCTAATTTCTATGTCGGTCCGCCATAATCATGAATTGCATTGTTAATTTTGGAGACAAATTGGACATGCAAAATGTTCTTCAtcgttaaaataatttttttattttttaaatttatttttgatattaatatattaaaacaaattaaaaattattaaaaataaaaaaataaaaaaattaatttttttcaaaaataactaACTCGAAAGCTAACAAGTCTGGTTTGCTAACGGTATGGTAACGTGGCGAGAGCTGCTTTTGCTGTAATTGCAGATAATGCCATAAAAGAAGTTGCTTCTAAGTCTCGCATTTTCTTTTTGAACCTTGACCGCAGCGTGAAAGCAATTGCTAACTTCTTTGTCGCTTGCCCGTTTTTCTTTTCGTGGCGTAATGTCACTCTGACCGAAAGCACCCACTCTCACACCTCTGTCGGAAAAACTTTGGAAAACCCTTGAAAGATCATAATTTTTCACAGCATCAGGTAAGGCAATTGATGCACACTTGGGATTGCATTCTCAGCCTTTTGCGTGTGTGCATGTGTGTGGATCGTTATATTCAATTGCCACAATCACTTGTTTCATGCCTCGGCGAAACCCGCAAAGAAAGCAACAGATTAAGATCACAAAAACCCAGATAGCTCCATCACAAAGCTTCCCCTGTGCAGTAAGCTCAAAACTATGGCACCTATCACcacccttttcttcttcctcttttcttggttttatgTTCTCTCCACCCCTCGAGTATTACCACACCACATTTTGAATTTCCAGGACTCCCCTTCGTTCCCTACTCTAGGATATGGTCTCATATTCCAGGGTTTTTCAACCctctattgatttgatgagtaCATAGGGCTTGCATGTCTTCAGCCATAATTTGTTAAACATGTATAGAGGCTGCTCCAGCAAAGCTAGTCTGCAGGTCTTGCTTTTGTGCCCAGTCTTGCAGTAAATCCGAGGCAAATAATGCCTTTTTCCTTGATCTCAGTCTTCAGTATGTCTCAGCATGTTCGTCTTCATTTATATCTTGTATTTCGTTGTTCTGACATTTGCAAGCACATCATAGTATATTGCATTTTGAaggttttttgatattaatgaaCTAGTCTTGAGTTTAATGTAATATAATGCATGGTGCccaattgttttaattaagctGGCTGGAAGTAGTCAGATTTTACCTATTTTTATTGCTTGTCCGATAAATTTAAAACCTACTAAGGCTTTATCTGATGGGAAGCTGAATTTACAACTGAGTATTTTGCTATATCCTTTTTAAACCTCATCTATTAGTCaggaaagataaaattgaagtaCTAGTTCCCGCCTAAAAAGTTTTAATGGTTACCTTGCTATCACTACAAAGTGCTCACACCTCCCTTGTATGCAGTTTATGGAGAATATGTAACAGCATCGAAGCTCTAacaccaaaaatcatgctcCCAATTTATCCTGTTACTGCCATGTATCAAATTTCCAATCAAATGGTTACCCCATGTCATACTAGATGCAGCAATTTATGACACAAAAAATTGAGACTCTCCGCCTGCATAAATTCATTTTGGTAGAGATCAAGGATCGGATAGCTAAACAGATGAAGCATTAAGCTATCAATCATCATTGTTTTGATTGGTTACCATGCTTAAGTGAACGCATATTTTAAAATCAGATGAATTATTCCATAACTCAATGTTTTTGtctgttatttttcaaatccaGAGGTTTTCAAGGAAGCAAGAAACTGACACTGAGATAAGCATGCTTCATTAGTGCACTAAAATATTGCCTATCCACATTGGAATGCATATTAGCAAAGACAGTACACGTTACCTCAAATTGCAGTCTTTTGGATAGTGATGTCGCAAAACTTGATGATTAATCGTGCACAACTGACCTGCCATCTCTCAATGTGTGCCTCTGCACGTGTGTCGGTCCAAAGTAGACAAGCCAACAAATCTTCATAACTCAAAGTTGATAAGCTGTTGTTAAGGGGGGGAAACGCACTATTTAAAAATGGCATAATCACGTGGTTTAAACATGTAAAATCATCAAGTAAGTTGTGCGTATAATATATTATCACAACAAAATGCTTATGTTTGTaccgaaaataatcaaaacactgCACTAATCAGCATGGGAGGAAGGATAGTGATCGGCCTGAGTTATCTCCATGCTGCTACAACCCAAGTTGCTCTAATCTGGTTCCACTCAAACTGCCTAACCTTATTCCTAACTTTCTGATCAAATGTCATAATTCGTCTACTTAATAacaatactaattaaaaaacataaagaagaagaagtcagaGTAGAGAAGATGCAATGCAACCTGCACCAACAAGAAGGGGTCATCGTTTGTTTAATATCAGATACATTTGACTTTTCTCATAACTGCAAGTAAAAAATAACGAAAAAAGACACTTACACAAGTTCATCTATTCAAACTGTAGCGAAATGCCCCAGCTCATCAAGTCCTAATTGCATCAGTTTTGAAGTTGCCCACTAATTTCGCGCATCTTTAAGTGGGAGCTTTCAACAATTTGTTAACTTTCATAAACTATATAGCTATACAATTCATGCCTAGCTGCAGACTTCAGGCTTCAATGATCCTAATTCTTTCAGGGGATCTGTTATCTCTTTTACTTCACAACTCCTTTGCTGGCAGTACATGATTAATCCAGAAATCAGAAAGTGCTATTTTCAGAGCATCCAGTATGCCTCGTCTCGATATAATGCAAACAGACCGCTTCCATTAGGagtccaaacatagaaatccaTCCAATCCTTGTCTAGTATTTCGATTAAACCTTGAGCTTGTGGAACACAATAAAGAGGGATCTGCTTCCAAGGTGAAGCCCTGCACATTTCTCCTTTAAAAAATGGACACTTTATTTCCAACACTCCTCTGGAATTCAACCCAGAACACTTGTCAACTAGCCCATCAGATGAAAGCTGCAAGCCAATC is a window encoding:
- the LOC7495325 gene encoding aquaporin PIP2-1, with the translated sequence MAKDTEVAEAGSFSAKDYQDPPPAPLIDAEELTKWSFYRALIAEFIATMLFLYITVLTVIGYKSQIDGNADPCGGVGILGIAWAFGGMIFVLVYCTAGISGGHINPAVTFGLFLARKVSLIRAVMYMVAQCAGAICGVGLVKAFQKSYYTKYNGGANVLADGYSTGTGLGAEIIGTFVLVYTVFSATDPKRSARDSHVPVLAPLPIGFAVFMVHLATIPITGTGINPARSFGAAVIYNNKKAWHDQWIFWAGPFIGAAIAAFYHQFILRAGAIKALGSFRSNPNV